In a single window of the Pseudodesulfovibrio profundus genome:
- a CDS encoding ABC transporter substrate-binding protein, which translates to MKKILLVMFALVAMCSSAFAGKVYTISVTQIVEHPALDALRNGVLDRLKEKGVEVKANIHIAQGNPATNTQIVSQMLGEQPDLVLAIATPGAQASAQKIKNIPILFTGVTDPVSAGLVKNLDNTDGTNITGMSDFSPMDKHVGLIKEIVPGAESIGVIYNAGEPNSVVLVEKLKEEAAKAGLNVEEATIANSSGVYQAAKSLIGRVNAIYIPTDNTVVSAIESAVKVCRQNRLPLIVGDVDSVARGAIAAVAVDYYKMGLQTGDMAYKILVDGVNPSDMPVEFLHDLNLHVNKKAAASMGVTLPQPTVDRAAKVIE; encoded by the coding sequence ATGAAAAAGATTTTGCTTGTTATGTTCGCATTGGTTGCCATGTGCTCCAGTGCCTTTGCTGGAAAAGTATATACGATCAGCGTCACCCAAATCGTTGAACACCCTGCACTCGATGCGCTTCGTAATGGAGTGTTGGATAGGTTGAAGGAGAAAGGTGTCGAGGTCAAAGCCAATATTCATATTGCGCAAGGCAATCCGGCTACCAATACCCAGATCGTCAGCCAGATGTTGGGGGAACAGCCTGATCTGGTACTGGCTATCGCCACCCCTGGGGCTCAAGCCTCTGCTCAAAAGATCAAGAATATTCCTATTCTATTCACAGGTGTTACCGATCCTGTTTCTGCCGGACTTGTTAAGAATCTGGACAACACAGATGGTACGAACATCACCGGTATGTCTGACTTCAGCCCAATGGACAAACATGTGGGCCTGATTAAAGAGATCGTTCCCGGCGCTGAATCAATTGGCGTTATATACAACGCTGGTGAACCCAACTCCGTTGTCTTGGTCGAGAAACTCAAAGAAGAAGCGGCAAAAGCAGGCCTGAACGTTGAGGAAGCGACCATCGCTAACTCCAGTGGAGTGTATCAGGCAGCAAAAAGCCTTATCGGGCGCGTGAATGCCATTTACATTCCGACAGATAACACGGTTGTTTCCGCCATTGAATCCGCCGTCAAGGTCTGCCGCCAAAACCGTCTGCCCCTGATTGTTGGCGATGTTGATTCCGTTGCTCGCGGTGCCATAGCTGCTGTTGCGGTCGACTACTACAAGATGGGACTCCAAACCGGAGACATGGCCTATAAGATTCTTGTAGATGGAGTTAATCCGAGCGATATGCCGGTTGAATTCCTCCATGACCTCAACCTGCATGTGAACAAAAAAGCTGCTGCTTCCATGGGGGTGACTCTGCCTCAGCCTACCGTAGATCGTGCAGCTAAGGTCATTGAATAG